A DNA window from Hoplias malabaricus isolate fHopMal1 chromosome 5, fHopMal1.hap1, whole genome shotgun sequence contains the following coding sequences:
- the LOC136697501 gene encoding chemokine XC receptor 1-like, producing the protein MEQITTPTNEYNTDYVNGQSDFCSREYVARVGSIAIPIFFTIVVILSLIGNVMVLVILALYESLKSFTNLFILNLAVSDLMFTLGLPFWACDYTWGWIFGDAVCKGVNFVFFIGFYSSILFLMLMTIQRYVAVVYPLSDWETCQKFTFVPVLAWVVSAAAAIPALMQSSVMSDLDDPTLLRCEPNSESGILVLTYLQNFFFVSAFVVMGFCYIRILQTVFGIQAQRRHRNIKLIFCIVVVFFVSWAPYNVVIFLQSLSRHGIEALLDCNVSDHLDYALYVFKFLAFSHCCLNPVFYAFVDVKFRNHLKMILQKVFQRQRDTDHDQQRITAV; encoded by the exons ATGG AACAGATCACTACACCTACAAATGAATATAATACTGATTATGTAAATGGTCAATCAGATTTTTGCTCCCGGGAATATGTAGCAAGAGTTGGATCTATTGCAATTCCCATATTCTTTACCATTGTGGTCATTCTCAGCCTCATTGGTAACGTAATGGTTCTGGTGATCCTTGCCCTCTACGAGTCCCTGAAATCATTTACCAACCTCTTCATCCTCAACTTGGCTGTGTCTGACCTGATGTTCACTCTTGGACTTCCATTTTGGGCCTGTGACTACACCTGGGGCTGGATATTTGGAGACGCAGTGTGCAAAGGTGTcaactttgttttctttattggattTTACAGTAGCATATTGTTCCTGATGCTGATGACTATTCAGCGCTATGTAGCGGTGGTGTACCCTCTGTCGGACTGGGAGACATGTCAGAAGTTTACATTTGTTCCTGTCTTGGCTTGGGTGGTGAGTGCTGCAGCAGCAATACCAGCATTAATGCAAAGCTCTGTCATGTCTGACCTAGACgacccaactcttcttcgctgtGAACCAAACAGTGAATCTGGCATACTTGTTTTGACATATTTACAGAACTTTTTCTTTGTAAGTGCTTTTGTTGTCATGGGTTTTTGCTACATACGAATTCTTCAGACTGTCTTCGGGATACAAGCTCAAAGGAGACACAGGAACATAAAGCTGATCTTCTGCATTGTAGTTGTGTTCTTTGTTAGCTGGGCTCCTTATAACGTTGTCATATTTCTGCAGTCATTAAGTCGTCATGGGATTGAGGCTCTTTTAGATTGTAATGTTAGTGATCATCTTGATTATGCACTTTATGTCTTCAAATTTCTCGCATTTTCCCACTGCTGTCTTAACCCAGTGTTTTATGCTTTTGTTGATGTAAAATTTCGAAACCATTTGAAGATGATTTTACAGAAGGTTTTCCAAAGGCAACGTGACACAGACCACGACCAGCAACGAATTACAGCAGTTTAG